The following coding sequences are from one Chelonoidis abingdonii isolate Lonesome George chromosome 4, CheloAbing_2.0, whole genome shotgun sequence window:
- the SRSF5 gene encoding serine/arginine-rich splicing factor 5 isoform X1, translating to MSGCRVFIGRLNPAAREKDVERFFKGYGRIRDIDLKRGFGFVEFEDPRDADDAVYELDGKELCSERVTIEHARARSRGGRGRGRYSDRFSSRRPRNDRRNAPPVRTENRLIVENLSSRVSWQDLKDFMRQAGEVTFADAHRPKLNEGVVEFASYSDLKNAIEKLSGKEINGRKIKLIEGSKRHSRSRSRSRSRSRSSSRSRSRSRSRSRKSYTRSRSRSRSKSRSVSRSPMPEKSQKRGSSSRSKSPASVDRQRSRSRSRSVDSGN from the exons ATGAGTGGCTGCCGCGTATTCATCGGGAGGCTGAACCCtgcagccagagagaaggatgtggaGAGATTCTTCAAGGGATACGGACGCATCCGGGACATAGATCTGAAAAGGGGCTTCGGGTTTGTG GAATTTGAGGATCCAAGGGATGCAGATGATGCAGTCTATGAACTGGATGGAAAGGAGCTCTGCAGTGAGAG GGTTACAATTGAACATGCACGGGCGCGTTCTAGAGGTGGCAGAGGCAGAGGGCGATACTCTGATCGCTTTAGTAGCCGACGTCCACGTAATGACAGGAG AAATGCCCCACCTGTACGAACAGAAAACCGTCTGATAGTAGAGAATCTGTCTTCTCGAGTCAGCTGGCAG GATCTCAAAGACTTCATGAGACAAGCTGGGGAAGTAACCTTTGCAGATGCACACAGGCCTAAGCTAAATGAAGG ggtggtTGAGTTTGCCTCTTACAGTGACTTAAAGAATGCTATTGAAAAGCTCTCTGGCAAAGAAATCAATGGAAGGAAAATTAAACTAATTGAAGGCAGCAAAAGACACAG TAGGTCCAGAAGCAGGTCTCGTTCCCGTAGCAGGAGCTCGTCCAGGTCTCGCAGCCGTTCTCGTTCCCGAAGCCGCAAGTCTTACACCAGGTCCAGGAGTAGGAGTCGTAGCAAGTCTCGTTCAGTTAGTAGGTCTCCAATGCCTGAGAAGAGCCAGAAACGAGGTTCTTCTAGTAGATCAAAATCTCCGGCATCTGTGGATCGGCAGAGATCTCGGTCAAGGTCCAGATCTGTTGACAGTGGAAATTGA
- the SRSF5 gene encoding serine/arginine-rich splicing factor 5 isoform X2, whose amino-acid sequence MSGCRVFIGRLNPAAREKDVERFFKGYGRIRDIDLKRGFGFVEFEDPRDADDAVYELDGKELCSERVTIEHARARSRGGRGRGRYSDRFSSRRPRNDRRNAPPVRTENRLIVENLSSRVSWQPICVVGLMTRSACGLS is encoded by the exons ATGAGTGGCTGCCGCGTATTCATCGGGAGGCTGAACCCtgcagccagagagaaggatgtggaGAGATTCTTCAAGGGATACGGACGCATCCGGGACATAGATCTGAAAAGGGGCTTCGGGTTTGTG GAATTTGAGGATCCAAGGGATGCAGATGATGCAGTCTATGAACTGGATGGAAAGGAGCTCTGCAGTGAGAG GGTTACAATTGAACATGCACGGGCGCGTTCTAGAGGTGGCAGAGGCAGAGGGCGATACTCTGATCGCTTTAGTAGCCGACGTCCACGTAATGACAGGAG AAATGCCCCACCTGTACGAACAGAAAACCGTCTGATAGTAGAGAATCTGTCTTCTCGAGTCAGCTGGCAG CCTATCTGTGTCGTTGGCCTTATGACGAGGAGTGCCTGTGGGTTATCCTAA